The following are encoded in a window of Microcaecilia unicolor chromosome 14, aMicUni1.1, whole genome shotgun sequence genomic DNA:
- the CLK2 gene encoding dual specificity protein kinase CLK2 isoform X3 yields the protein MENIDQLSEHRRRQEYQMPHSRRYRSSERGSRGSYHEHYRNRKHKRRRSRSRSSSSDRDRDRRHRHEDSYHVRSRSCDGHSSDRRAYDRRFCDAYRRNEYSRDRGDAYYDAEHRRGRDDSYRSCKSSRRKHRRRRQRTRSFSQSSSRSRQSSRRVKSVEDDEEGHLVYHIGDCLQERYEIVNTLGEGTFGRVVQCIDHRRGGARVALKIIKNVEKYKEAARLEINVLEKINEKDPDNKHLCVKMFDWFDYHGHMCISFELLGLSTFDFLKDNNYLPYPLHQVRHMAYQVCQAVKFLHDNKLTHTDLKPENILFVTSDYELTYSLEKKKDERNVRNTAVRVVDFGSATFDHEHHSTIVSTRHYRAPEVILELGWAQPCDVWSIGCIVFEYYVGFTLFQTHDNREHLAMMERILGPIPSRMIRKTRKQKYFYHGRLDWDENTSAGRYVRENCKPLRRYLTSEAEEHHQLFDLIEGMLEYEPSRRITLAESLKHPFFDLLKTESSTKIWDSNRDISR from the exons ATGCCTCACTCGAGAAGGTACCGCTCTTCGGAGCGGGGCAGCAGAGGTAGCTATCACGAACATTACAGAAACCGCAAGCACAAGCGCCGAAGAAGCAGGTCCCGGTCGAGCAGCAGCGACAGAGATCGGGACCGTCGTCACAGGCACGAGGACAGTTACCACGTTCGTTCCCGGAG CTGTGATGGCCACTCGTCAGACAGGAGGGCATACGACAGACGCTTTTGCGACGCATATCGACGGAATGAGTATAGCCGCGACAGAGGTGACGCCTACTACGACGCAGAGCACAGGCGTGGCCGGGACGACAGCTACAGGAGCTGCAAAAGCAGCCGGCGTAAGCACAGGCGGCGAAGGCAAAGAACCAGGTCATTTAGCCAGTCCTCATCG CGGAGTCGGCAGAGCAGCAGGAGGGTCAAGAGTGTGGAAGACGACGAAGAAGGTCATCTGGTGTATCACATCGGCGACTGTCTACAAGAAAGAT ATGAAATTGTTAACACCCTTGGGGAAGGGACGTTTGGAAGAGTAGTTCAATGTATAGATCACCGCAG AGGTGGTGCAAGAGTAGCCTTAAAAATTATCAAAAACGTGGAGAAGTACAAGGAGGCAGCTCGCCTAGAGATCAACGTGTTGGAGAAAATCAACGAGAAGGATCCTGACAACAAGCA CTTGTGTGTGAAGATGTTTGACTGGTTTGATTACCACGGCCACATGTGCATCTCTTTCGAGCTGTTAGGCCTCAGCACTTTCGACTTCCTGAAAGATAACAACTACCTGCCTTACCCCCTCCACCAAGTACGGCACATGGCATATCAAGTGTGCCAGGCCGTGAAGT TTCTTCATGACAACAAGCTGACTCACACAGACCTCAAACCGGAAAATATCTTATTCGTGACTTCTGATTACGAGCTGACCTACAGCCTGGAAAAG AAGAAAGATGAACGGAATGTGAGGAACACGGCTGTCagagtggtggattttggaaGTGCCACATTTGATCACGAGCATCACAGCACAATCGTGTCCACAAGACACTACAGAGCTCCTGAGGTGATACTGG AGCTGGGATGGGCACAGCCCTGTGATGTTTGGAGCATTGGCTGCATTGTCTTTGAATATTATGTCGGCTTTACCCTGTTTCAG ACTCACGATAACAGGGAGCATCTGGCCATGATGGAAAGGATTCTGGGTCCCATTCCATCCCGAATGATTCGCAAGACGAG GAAACAGAAATATTTCTATCATGGCCGTTTGGACTGGGATGAGAACACCTCTGCAGGCAGATATGTACGAGAGAACTGTAAGCCCTTGCGG AGGTATCTGACATCGGAGGCAGAGGAGCACCACCAGCTCTTTGATCTGATCGAGGGCATGCTGGAGTATGAGCCCTCCAGGCGCATCACGCTGGCCGAATCTTTGAAACACCCTTTCTTTGACCTGTTAAAAACTGAGTCGAGCACAAAGATTTGGGACAGTAACCGAGACATCAGCCGGTGA
- the CLK2 gene encoding dual specificity protein kinase CLK2 isoform X4, translating to MPHSRRYRSSERGSRGSYHEHYRNRKHKRRRSRSRSSSSDRDRDRRHRHEDSYHVRSRSCDGHSSDRRAYDRRFCDAYRRNEYSRDRGDAYYDAEHRRGRDDSYRSCKSSRRKHRRRRQRTRSFSQSSSRSRQSSRRVKSVEDDEEGHLVYHIGDCLQERYEIVNTLGEGTFGRVVQCIDHRRGGARVALKIIKNVEKYKEAARLEINVLEKINEKDPDNKHLCVKMFDWFDYHGHMCISFELLGLSTFDFLKDNNYLPYPLHQVRHMAYQVCQAVKFLHDNKLTHTDLKPENILFVTSDYELTYSLEKKKDERNVRNTAVRVVDFGSATFDHEHHSTIVSTRHYRAPEVILELGWAQPCDVWSIGCIVFEYYVGFTLFQTHDNREHLAMMERILGPIPSRMIRKTRKQKYFYHGRLDWDENTSAGRYVRENCKPLRRYLTSEAEEHHQLFDLIEGMLEYEPSRRITLAESLKHPFFDLLKTESSTKIWDSNRDISR from the exons ATGCCTCACTCGAGAAGGTACCGCTCTTCGGAGCGGGGCAGCAGAGGTAGCTATCACGAACATTACAGAAACCGCAAGCACAAGCGCCGAAGAAGCAGGTCCCGGTCGAGCAGCAGCGACAGAGATCGGGACCGTCGTCACAGGCACGAGGACAGTTACCACGTTCGTTCCCGGAG CTGTGATGGCCACTCGTCAGACAGGAGGGCATACGACAGACGCTTTTGCGACGCATATCGACGGAATGAGTATAGCCGCGACAGAGGTGACGCCTACTACGACGCAGAGCACAGGCGTGGCCGGGACGACAGCTACAGGAGCTGCAAAAGCAGCCGGCGTAAGCACAGGCGGCGAAGGCAAAGAACCAGGTCATTTAGCCAGTCCTCATCG CGGAGTCGGCAGAGCAGCAGGAGGGTCAAGAGTGTGGAAGACGACGAAGAAGGTCATCTGGTGTATCACATCGGCGACTGTCTACAAGAAAGAT ATGAAATTGTTAACACCCTTGGGGAAGGGACGTTTGGAAGAGTAGTTCAATGTATAGATCACCGCAG AGGTGGTGCAAGAGTAGCCTTAAAAATTATCAAAAACGTGGAGAAGTACAAGGAGGCAGCTCGCCTAGAGATCAACGTGTTGGAGAAAATCAACGAGAAGGATCCTGACAACAAGCA CTTGTGTGTGAAGATGTTTGACTGGTTTGATTACCACGGCCACATGTGCATCTCTTTCGAGCTGTTAGGCCTCAGCACTTTCGACTTCCTGAAAGATAACAACTACCTGCCTTACCCCCTCCACCAAGTACGGCACATGGCATATCAAGTGTGCCAGGCCGTGAAGT TTCTTCATGACAACAAGCTGACTCACACAGACCTCAAACCGGAAAATATCTTATTCGTGACTTCTGATTACGAGCTGACCTACAGCCTGGAAAAG AAGAAAGATGAACGGAATGTGAGGAACACGGCTGTCagagtggtggattttggaaGTGCCACATTTGATCACGAGCATCACAGCACAATCGTGTCCACAAGACACTACAGAGCTCCTGAGGTGATACTGG AGCTGGGATGGGCACAGCCCTGTGATGTTTGGAGCATTGGCTGCATTGTCTTTGAATATTATGTCGGCTTTACCCTGTTTCAG ACTCACGATAACAGGGAGCATCTGGCCATGATGGAAAGGATTCTGGGTCCCATTCCATCCCGAATGATTCGCAAGACGAG GAAACAGAAATATTTCTATCATGGCCGTTTGGACTGGGATGAGAACACCTCTGCAGGCAGATATGTACGAGAGAACTGTAAGCCCTTGCGG AGGTATCTGACATCGGAGGCAGAGGAGCACCACCAGCTCTTTGATCTGATCGAGGGCATGCTGGAGTATGAGCCCTCCAGGCGCATCACGCTGGCCGAATCTTTGAAACACCCTTTCTTTGACCTGTTAAAAACTGAGTCGAGCACAAAGATTTGGGACAGTAACCGAGACATCAGCCGGTGA